A stretch of DNA from Pseudorca crassidens isolate mPseCra1 chromosome X, mPseCra1.hap1, whole genome shotgun sequence:
CAGATTTAGCATAAACAGactataaatacaatggaaaccTATGCAACTAAAACTGACTAAAACTGCACTGTATAGCAGAATTGACACCTTGTGCAGTTATGTACATATTTCCAACCTGTGTGATCTCAAAAGATTTCAGTTTGTTACTCTTCTGGAGCCATTTTTACAAAGTCTATAGTAAGCCAGTTTAACATCTCAACGCAGCTTGAACAGAGTAATGTAAATCGGCATTTAAAATAAAGCCTGCTGCATTAATTCTTCCTGTTCATACCCTCTTGACCAAAAAACATCAACACTAGCATGCGTTATTAGACCAAAAATCATCCAGGGCCCTAAATGAGGGCTGGTCATTGCTGTGGTCAGCCATTCTACCATTTCAATTTCACTTATGGCAGGCATTTATAAAGTCTAAGTAGATGAATTCTCCTAAAAACCTATCTCAAGTTATCAGACCTTTATACTTTCCCTGTAATAGTATGCCCACATCTGGCTAGCTCATAATTAATGATCTGCCTAAACATTGAAAGAGGAATTGCTGTATTTACTTGCATTAACTTTGAAAACAGTGCTTTGAATGTATGCATGTATTCATACATCACCTCATCATGACTGGAATGGCTTGTTTAAAGACTATCAGGTTCTAAATACCTATCCAGGATAGAGTGAGCAAATCAGAACTTTAACTTAATACAGTTTGCCACATTAGAAACTAATTCCATTAATATGCTTCAAGacgtttgttgtttgttttcccccAATCTGCAAGTATCAAAAAGCCCTAATGCAGGCTACCGCATAAGTTTTTTCCTTATAATATTTATGGATGAATCGATGATTCCTGTTAAGTTGTATCACACCTGTGTGCCAAGGTTTGATTTTAGCCCAAGTTCAGTAAATTTATTTTGTCAAAACAATTGGTATCTTGAGCATTACTGAGCCAACAggacatcaaaataaaaagttgtctAAAGTTAAAGGCACAGTACATTAACAAACAAATGATCCTCAGtcacaaaattataaatgcagTTTGGGATGGGGGTTGGGAGGGGAGTTAATCCAAACTACAGCAATGAAGTCTTCAAACCACCTTCTGAACAGGGCTGCTGATTGTTCCTTTCAACTCTTCATGTGACCTTGagctcccttaaaaaaaaaatttcagtggaGAATCACAGCTGGTAATGTACTGCGAGTTCTTGAAGCTACACAAGGTATAGTCTGGCTAAGTTACATGTGGTTTCCATATTAGCTTGTTTGGCAGGGTGACCTACTGCAAAGCAGGTTCAGTTACCCCACCAGTCAACCCCCTGGGAGTTATAATTTCCTCCATATCCATCACTGTTGTAAAAGCCTCCATAGCCACCtaatgaaagatttaaaaaagagaaaaattaattaagtCATCCACTGTTTAATACAATCTTTCCCTTCTTTAAGTATTTTGATGTAAAATTATAGAAAGCAAACTACAGGGCCGAACTTcccaatatttttaattatgctttgaaaaggatggaaaagaaaaaaaacccttcccAAAGATATgaggttaaaaataaacattacctCCACCAAACCCTCTGCTGCTGCCATGGCCGCCTCCACCACTGCGGCTGCTGCTGGCGCGGCTGCTGCTGAAGCTGGAACTGCTGGCACCACTACTCTGTCGATAGTCTCTGGCACCAAATCCTCCACTGAATCTACTACTACAAGGACAAAATGTGTTAGTTCACATAAAGATGAAATTTCGACCACATAACCCAAATCTTGTTAAAACTTCCCAATGACCAATTTCTGATTTTCTAATTCAAACAATTCCATCCAGCCCTATCTTCCCTAATAGTGATTTTTAAAGGGCCTTAGCTATGAAAAGGCTCACATCAACTTAATGTCACTTAAATAACCTTGAAAAGTTAACCTTGGACATAGCACCCATCCCCATCATTATACACCATCTGTAACTCACCTTTTGGATCGTCCACGACTGCTACCCTTGTAGTGATGTTCATAAGCCATGTTTTCTAACCAAGATGGCACTTCTTGTTTAGCTTCAACAAGAAGATCCAACAAATCCTTGGTAATATTTACGTTCCTCTCATTAAAGAATGAGGTGGCAAGGCCTAAAACAGTTCCAAAAAGTACATAAATTAAGGTCTTCCATAAAGTAGCACAGTATTACTTTCATACTAGAGTGTTAAGTAGAATACTAAAAAAAGAGGTAACTATTTGCTATTTAACCAACTCAAAGTTCTTTGAACAAACCCTGACGTCTCCTGCCACTTCTGCTAAGATATATCTTAATCGCATTCCTTGAAAATAGGAGTTCTTCTAATAAGATCCTGAAAGTTCTTTGCTGCAAGAATCACACTGAAAACCAGAAACCACCACACCATCAAGTAATCACACACTTACCAAGGTTTCCTACACGTCCTGTACGGCCAATGCGATGTACATATTCTTCAATATCACTGGGCAAATCAAAATTGATAACATGTTTCACATTTGAAATGTCCAGTCCTCTTGCTGCTACCTAGAAAATAACTTCTGTTATATATGGTccatttaaaagaaagcaaatagtTGAACATAGCGACCTTGAAAATAAGATTATATTATACATACTGCTGTAGCCACTAGAATTGGGCTTTTTCCTGAGCGGAACTGGTGAAGAGCCTCTTCTCTATCTCTCTGAGATCGGTCTCCATGGATACTCGTACAGGCATATCCTTCATGGTACAAGAAATCCTCTAGAGAATCTGCACCCTTTTTGGTCTCCACAAACACTAAGGTCAGTGAATCTTTGCCTAAAGTAAAATATTACAAGGTTTCTGTCACTAAGAGTGGCTTGGTTCTCTTTGCACTTAGTAAACTTGCAAATAGAGGCAATTAAAATAGACCGTTTTCAAGAGAATGTTTTGGATGAGGAGGAAAAGCAATAAAGGTGATCCAAATGGATTTATTACCTAAGCCACCAGAGTGATGCTAAAATTATACCTGTTGCATTTAGAAGGTCAAGCAGAAATGACCGTTTGTCTGACTCTTCCACCCAGACTACTTTCTGTGTGATGTTCTCAGAGGTAGAGCCAACTCTTCCTACGGCCAGAAAGATATACTCATCCAAGAAATCACGAGCAagcatctgaaagaaaaaaaagtattttattatctATTGAGATAAACAAATTCCTAAGTACATAAGATTTGCAGCATCAAACAATACCTGTATTTCCTTCGGGAAGGTAGCACTAAACATCATAGTGTGGCGAACTCCCTTTGGTGGCATAGTATCTTGTTCAACGATTCTACGTATTTGAGGCTCAAACCCCATATCCAACATCCGATCAGCTTCATCTAACACCAAGTATctgccatgaaaaaaaaaatccagtttagAATTAGAGGAGAAAAGATAGTTTTAATATAGCTGTTTCTATAAGCACAATTAATTACTCATTCAGGTAGTTAAATTCCTCACACCACACAATTTGACCCATGTACGTGAGACAGAGCATAGGATCTTTGCCACCAAATAAATGGTCCAAGATAGTACACACCCAAATTAGCTCTTATACTTGACTCTGGTCCCAAAGTCTGGTCATTCTCAGACTACTAAAATGTCACtgatttttcaacattaaaatTACAAAGAGCAAACTTTTTGGAAAAGCTGGAAGACTAAAATAAATCTCCTCTCCATCTTAAAATTTATGGACAAGTTCCAGAAAACTAATGgccagtaattttttaaattaatgcattccacacatttaaaaattaacatactTGCAGAAGTCTAATCCAATCTTCCCTCTTTCCATCATATCCACTAGACGTCCTGGAGTGGCTACTAACAAGTGACATCCACGTTCTAAGTCTCGAATTTGCTGACCAATATCAGCACCACCATAAACCACGCAAGGACGAACTCTAGATCGGTATGAAAACTGTAAGCAAAGAAATTTTATCAACTTTAAGGCCAAGATTTTTACGTGGTCATAAAACACTGCATCAGAATCAATGAGAAAGCCGATAATCTCTGAAATGCATACTTACTTTCCTGGCTTCCTCATAGATCTGTACAGCCAATTCTCTAGTTGGTGCTAACACCAAGGAGATTGGGTATTGTTTGCGGCGCCCATACCTTCCATTTTcctaagaaataatttataagtTAAACTCTTAACATCCTTTTTTAAAGGTCCATTACACATAATTCCCTTCTGTAATTCACTGATTATACGTAAAAACTGTTTCTAATTATATAGGTTAGAATACAAGTCTTACTGTCATTTAGAAAGGTTTCTCAACAGCTACCTACAAGGTTCTACAatcatttcccattttatatagaaatatttacctTCATGGCCCTCAAAGCCTCGCCTGGACCATCAGAATAAATCTGACTCAAGATGGGCAAGAGAAATGCTGCAGTTTTTCCAGACcctgtttaaaagaaaacatattcatTTAACCACAGAAAAACCTGCttattatttttgaatatatattgGTAGATGACTTTTTTAACTGCCCAACAACTTAATTAATTAGCAATTTTACTTTATTCccaaattaattttctaaaaattaatagctaatttaaaaaataccaagtGACGACTTTGATCAATCTGTAATAGGAGTTAACAAACTAAGGCCCAACCTATATccttgtaaataaagctttactgGAATATACCTGTGACCAATAATTTGACATATCATCTATGGCTGCCTTCAtacaacagcagagctgaatAGTTGCAGAGACCACATGGTCCataatccaaaaaaatattttgttcatttacagAAAATGTATACCAAACTCTGGTCACTCACAATGTACTGGTTAGTATTCACTTCTTCCCATTTGTGCAAAGAGAGCAGGAATTCTGTCTCAAAACTGGTGTCAATTTCAATTTCTAACACTTCCTTGTAGGTACTGTAATACTGATAACGTATAAAGGATGACATTCTCACTCTTCCATAGGGAAAGAAAGATACCAAATTATTCAAGTGCCATATATTTTTATTGGGAGAATCTTATCTCTCTTTCAAACTGGCCAAACTCACACAGATATAATAAAGCCTGTTCTCAACTGAGAAGCTGTAACTATCCCCATTCCCGAAAGATGGGAGGTTAAGGACCCTTCCCTTGGCCACATTCCCATGGATCACAAGCTATTCTCTAATCTTATCCTTCTTATCCCAGATACAATAATGTTATATAGTGCTAACTTTCCCACCACCGCAATCACAATAACCTATCCCTGTTGCACCAATATCAGGGTCATGACTTTCTATAGGCTATCCCCAAGACACCCTAATGGAAACACTAGAGGTAACACAGGATCCAAAGGGCTAAGACAAAAGAGATACCATCCAGCTACTCCTTATCTATATCAAAGTATACCAGTCAGGCTACAAACAGGACTCAAGCTTCCTCGTGAAACTTAGATACTCCATGCGTATTTTTTTGGTATTGGTTTTATGAGAGCAAGCAGAGTTAAGGTATTCTGGACAACTTTTTACTTTATCAAGTCTGCTTACCTGTTTGGGCACAAGCCATCAAGTCTCTCTTCTCTTTGATAATAGGAATAGCATGCTTTTGCACTGGAGTTGGACGAGTGTAGCGAGTAAGCTCAATGTTTCCCATAATAATTTCTCCCATCTCAAGATCACTGAACTGTCAAGAAATACATCAGGGTTAAATAGGTAGAAATACGACCTGGAGCCATTTTGCTTTATACAAATgcaatgggggaaaaaaccctatCAACCAACTACTTGTACTTTAGTTTACAGCTGCTTTAAATAAAAGTTATCGTGTTACATtttgagggggaggggggaaaaaaacaacaacacccCCTAAGCTTAACCTACACtggaaaagttttcagttcctCCCATGTCTGACccattttctatttcaaatattAGTAATGGTAACATTGAACTCAATCTCCCCCTTTCCACAAACCAACGAGGCAGGCTTTTAGAGTAACTTTAAAAGATTGTTAACACAACGCAGGCATGGTCTATATAGGCCTTTAGGAAGCCCATCTCATCTTGATGTGCTGTGAAAATACTTACACTTCCCTCTGTCTTAAAGTATTTTGCTGTCAAGCAAAAATACTTACACTTTCAATGTGTGGAGGACAGTTGTTGCCTGTTGCCTCAACTGGAATGTCATCGTATTTTTCAAAGTTAATCCCGGTGTTGCCTCCAGAAAAAAGTTCTCTGCAATCAGAAGATCTGTAAGTTTATTTGTTATAGTAGCCAATAAGGCTTCATCACAATTAACATACATTTCAAAAACTTACTGTTCCAAGCGTTCACTTGGCGGGAGTGGTTTTGACCAATCATCTTCATCTGATTTGTCACACCAGCGACTGTTTCCACCACGTTCATATTTTCCAAAGCCACCTCTCTCACCACGGCTGCCAATGCTGTCATAGTCACCTCGTCCACGATCATCAAACCTGAACAGCACAACCAATTAATCAGAATCTTATCATTTAACCATTATCAGATTCCTACCACTACTCTAGAACTGTGCCTAAAGAGAAGTTCATTATGGCTGATTTCAAGGATGTCAACAATCCAGTTCAGGCTTACTCTTACTTGACAAATAAGGTCCTCTAACCAGATTGTATCATTtacataactttattttctaaattcagtATTCTTCCTTATTCTTATTACACAGCCTACACAGGCCTCATACATGTTGAAATTGAATCACGtctttatacctgaaactaacagagtATTATagatcaactatagttcaataaaaacaaactacgcttgggaggggtgggggggggagaatCAGTCTTATACACATGAAACCAGCATATAACTTACACCTTTAAATATTCTCATCCAAATATTTCTAGTGGTAGGGAAAAGAGGAAAGTATCACACCAAATATCAATTGTCCCAGTTATATCAGGATGCTACTTAAAGGACAATTCACCTGTGTGACAAACTTTggataaaaaggtagaaaataatCCTTACCTGAATTAAGATGTTTTTAGTTTTAGGCCTGTTTTCGAAAAATCAGGACACAGAGGACTAACCACAGCTATTAGGCGCATGAGGTCAGTTCACCACACTTGTGTAATCAAAAATATAAGGTGTTTAAAAATTGTCATATAGAATATCCATGAAAATGTCAACCAAATTAGGCCATTCACTAAAACTCTTTTAAGTAGAATATGTAAAActagagaaatataaaaacaactgaTTTCATTATGCCAAAAGGAAAGTTCTTCTAATCTAATTCTTGAATAACAAGTTCAATTTAGTAGACCtcttacagttaaaaaaatacataaatacgaTTAAACAGACAATACTTAACATCCAAGTAGGTGGTCTACTAAGGGGAAAAATATCATGCTTAATGGTCAGAGTACAAATTAAAGACCAATTTCTAAATTGCTGTATTGTACACgtaaaaaaggcaagaaaataagaGATCACTCACCTTCCCCTTGATCCACTTCCACGATCACTGAAGAAACTAGACTTCCCTCTTGAATCACTACGGCAACCAAAACTGCTGTATGCATCCTTATCTTTACTAGAACTCCACCCTGAACTGTCTTTATCATAGAatccttcaaaagaaaaaaaacgcaaacccattttatt
This window harbors:
- the DDX3X gene encoding ATP-dependent RNA helicase DDX3X isoform X6, which produces MSHVAVENALGLDQQFAGLDLNSSDNQSGGSTASRRYIPPHLRNREATKGFYDKDSSGWSSSKDKDAYSSFGCRSDSRGKSSFFSDRGSGSRGRFDDRGRGDYDSIGSRGERGGFGKYERGGNSRWCDKSDEDDWSKPLPPSERLEQELFSGGNTGINFEKYDDIPVEATGNNCPPHIESFSDLEMGEIIMGNIELTRYTRPTPVQKHAIPIIKEKRDLMACAQTGSGKTAAFLLPILSQIYSDGPGEALRAMKENGRYGRRKQYPISLVLAPTRELAVQIYEEARKFSYRSRVRPCVVYGGADIGQQIRDLERGCHLLVATPGRLVDMMERGKIGLDFCKYLVLDEADRMLDMGFEPQIRRIVEQDTMPPKGVRHTMMFSATFPKEIQMLARDFLDEYIFLAVGRVGSTSENITQKVVWVEESDKRSFLLDLLNATGKDSLTLVFVETKKGADSLEDFLYHEGYACTSIHGDRSQRDREEALHQFRSGKSPILVATAVAARGLDISNVKHVINFDLPSDIEEYVHRIGRTGRVGNLGLATSFFNERNVNITKDLLDLLVEAKQEVPSWLENMAYEHHYKGSSRGRSKSSRFSGGFGARDYRQSSGASSSSFSSSRASSSRSGGGGHGSSRGFGGGGYGGFYNSDGYGGNYNSQGVDWWGN
- the DDX3X gene encoding ATP-dependent RNA helicase DDX3X isoform X3; the protein is MSHVAVENALGLDQQFAGLDLNSSDNQSGGSTASRRYIPPHLRNREATKGFYDKDSSGWSSSKDKDAYSSFGCRSDSRGKSSFFSDRGSGSRGRFDDRGRGDYDSIGSRGERGGFGKYERGGNSRWCDKSDEDDWSKPLPPSERLEQSSDCRELFSGGNTGINFEKYDDIPVEATGNNCPPHIESFSDLEMGEIIMGNIELTRYTRPTPVQKHAIPIIKEKRDLMACAQTGSGKTAAFLLPILSQIYSDGPGEALRAMKENGRYGRRKQYPISLVLAPTRELAVQIYEEARKFSYRSRVRPCVVYGGADIGQQIRDLERGCHLLVATPGRLVDMMERGKIGLDFCKYLVLDEADRMLDMGFEPQIRRIVEQDTMPPKGVRHTMMFSATFPKEIQMLARDFLDEYIFLAVGRVGSTSENITQKVVWVEESDKRSFLLDLLNATGKDSLTLVFVETKKGADSLEDFLYHEGYACTSIHGDRSQRDREEALHQFRSGKSPILVATAVAARGLDISNVKHVINFDLPSDIEEYVHRIGRTGRVGNLGLATSFFNERNVNITKDLLDLLVEAKQEVPSWLENMAYEHHYKGSSRGRSKSSRFSGGFGARDYRQSSGASSSSFSSSRASSSRSGGGGHGSSRGFGGGGYGGFYNSDGYGGNYNSQGVDWWGN
- the DDX3X gene encoding ATP-dependent RNA helicase DDX3X isoform X5, with translation MSHVAVENALGLDQQFAGLDLNSSDNQSGGSTASKGRYIPPHLRNREATKGFYDKDSSGWSSSKDKDAYSSFGCRSDSRGKSSFFSDRGSGSRGRFDDRGRGDYDSIGSRGERGGFGKYERGGNSRWCDKSDEDDWSKPLPPSERLEQELFSGGNTGINFEKYDDIPVEATGNNCPPHIESFSDLEMGEIIMGNIELTRYTRPTPVQKHAIPIIKEKRDLMACAQTGSGKTAAFLLPILSQIYSDGPGEALRAMKENGRYGRRKQYPISLVLAPTRELAVQIYEEARKFSYRSRVRPCVVYGGADIGQQIRDLERGCHLLVATPGRLVDMMERGKIGLDFCKYLVLDEADRMLDMGFEPQIRRIVEQDTMPPKGVRHTMMFSATFPKEIQMLARDFLDEYIFLAVGRVGSTSENITQKVVWVEESDKRSFLLDLLNATGKDSLTLVFVETKKGADSLEDFLYHEGYACTSIHGDRSQRDREEALHQFRSGKSPILVATAVAARGLDISNVKHVINFDLPSDIEEYVHRIGRTGRVGNLGLATSFFNERNVNITKDLLDLLVEAKQEVPSWLENMAYEHHYKGSSRGRSKSRFSGGFGARDYRQSSGASSSSFSSSRASSSRSGGGGHGSSRGFGGGGYGGFYNSDGYGGNYNSQGVDWWGN
- the DDX3X gene encoding ATP-dependent RNA helicase DDX3X isoform X2, whose protein sequence is MSHVAVENALGLDQQFAGLDLNSSDNQSGGSTASKGRYIPPHLRNREATKGFYDKDSSGWSSSKDKDAYSSFGCRSDSRGKSSFFSDRGSGSRGRFDDRGRGDYDSIGSRGERGGFGKYERGGNSRWCDKSDEDDWSKPLPPSERLEQSSDCRELFSGGNTGINFEKYDDIPVEATGNNCPPHIESFSDLEMGEIIMGNIELTRYTRPTPVQKHAIPIIKEKRDLMACAQTGSGKTAAFLLPILSQIYSDGPGEALRAMKENGRYGRRKQYPISLVLAPTRELAVQIYEEARKFSYRSRVRPCVVYGGADIGQQIRDLERGCHLLVATPGRLVDMMERGKIGLDFCKYLVLDEADRMLDMGFEPQIRRIVEQDTMPPKGVRHTMMFSATFPKEIQMLARDFLDEYIFLAVGRVGSTSENITQKVVWVEESDKRSFLLDLLNATGKDSLTLVFVETKKGADSLEDFLYHEGYACTSIHGDRSQRDREEALHQFRSGKSPILVATAVAARGLDISNVKHVINFDLPSDIEEYVHRIGRTGRVGNLGLATSFFNERNVNITKDLLDLLVEAKQEVPSWLENMAYEHHYKGSSRGRSKSRFSGGFGARDYRQSSGASSSSFSSSRASSSRSGGGGHGSSRGFGGGGYGGFYNSDGYGGNYNSQGVDWWGN
- the DDX3X gene encoding ATP-dependent RNA helicase DDX3X isoform X1, whose protein sequence is MSHVAVENALGLDQQFAGLDLNSSDNQSGGSTASKGRYIPPHLRNREATKGFYDKDSSGWSSSKDKDAYSSFGCRSDSRGKSSFFSDRGSGSRGRFDDRGRGDYDSIGSRGERGGFGKYERGGNSRWCDKSDEDDWSKPLPPSERLEQSSDCRELFSGGNTGINFEKYDDIPVEATGNNCPPHIESFSDLEMGEIIMGNIELTRYTRPTPVQKHAIPIIKEKRDLMACAQTGSGKTAAFLLPILSQIYSDGPGEALRAMKENGRYGRRKQYPISLVLAPTRELAVQIYEEARKFSYRSRVRPCVVYGGADIGQQIRDLERGCHLLVATPGRLVDMMERGKIGLDFCKYLVLDEADRMLDMGFEPQIRRIVEQDTMPPKGVRHTMMFSATFPKEIQMLARDFLDEYIFLAVGRVGSTSENITQKVVWVEESDKRSFLLDLLNATGKDSLTLVFVETKKGADSLEDFLYHEGYACTSIHGDRSQRDREEALHQFRSGKSPILVATAVAARGLDISNVKHVINFDLPSDIEEYVHRIGRTGRVGNLGLATSFFNERNVNITKDLLDLLVEAKQEVPSWLENMAYEHHYKGSSRGRSKSSRFSGGFGARDYRQSSGASSSSFSSSRASSSRSGGGGHGSSRGFGGGGYGGFYNSDGYGGNYNSQGVDWWGN
- the DDX3X gene encoding ATP-dependent RNA helicase DDX3X isoform X4 — protein: MSHVAVENALGLDQQFAGLDLNSSDNQSGGSTASKGRYIPPHLRNREATKGFYDKDSSGWSSSKDKDAYSSFGCRSDSRGKSSFFSDRGSGSRGRFDDRGRGDYDSIGSRGERGGFGKYERGGNSRWCDKSDEDDWSKPLPPSERLEQELFSGGNTGINFEKYDDIPVEATGNNCPPHIESFSDLEMGEIIMGNIELTRYTRPTPVQKHAIPIIKEKRDLMACAQTGSGKTAAFLLPILSQIYSDGPGEALRAMKENGRYGRRKQYPISLVLAPTRELAVQIYEEARKFSYRSRVRPCVVYGGADIGQQIRDLERGCHLLVATPGRLVDMMERGKIGLDFCKYLVLDEADRMLDMGFEPQIRRIVEQDTMPPKGVRHTMMFSATFPKEIQMLARDFLDEYIFLAVGRVGSTSENITQKVVWVEESDKRSFLLDLLNATGKDSLTLVFVETKKGADSLEDFLYHEGYACTSIHGDRSQRDREEALHQFRSGKSPILVATAVAARGLDISNVKHVINFDLPSDIEEYVHRIGRTGRVGNLGLATSFFNERNVNITKDLLDLLVEAKQEVPSWLENMAYEHHYKGSSRGRSKSSRFSGGFGARDYRQSSGASSSSFSSSRASSSRSGGGGHGSSRGFGGGGYGGFYNSDGYGGNYNSQGVDWWGN